The sequence GGCCAAGAGCAAGGCACGCATCGCCCGCTTCGAGGAGCTCTCCGACGTCGACTACCAGAAGCGCAACGAGACCAACGAGATCTTCATCCCGGTGGGCGACCGCCTGGGCCATGAAGTGCTCGAGTTCGAGAACGTCACCAAGAGCTTCGGCGACCGCGTGCTGATCGACAACCTGAGCTTCAAGGTGCCGGCCGGCGCCATCGTCGGCATCATCGGCCCCAACGGCGCCGGCAAGTCGACGCTCTTCCGCATGATCTCCGGCCAGGAAAAACCCGACAGTGGCACCGTGAAGATCGGCCCGACGGCCAAGCTCGCCTTCGTGGACCAGAGCCGCGAATCGCTCAGCGCCGACAAGACCGTGTGGGAAGACGTCTCGGGCGGCCTCGACAACATCGTCGTCGGCAAATTCGTGATGCCCTCGCGTGCCTACATCGGCCGCTTCAACTTCAAGGGCAACGACCAGCAGAAGCTCGTCGGCTCGCTGTCGGGTGGTGAACGTGGCCGCCTGCACCTGGCGAAGACGCTGGCCCAGGGCGGCAACGTGCTGATGCTCGACGAACCGTCGAACGACCTCGACGTCGAAACCCTGCGCGCCCTGGAAGACGCGCTGCTCGAATTCGCCGGCAGCGTGATGGTCATCTCGCACGACCGCTGGTTCCTCGACCGCATCGCCACCCACATCCTCGCCTGCGAAGGCGATTCGAAATGGGTCTTCTTCGACGGCAACTACCAGGAGTATGAAGCCGACAAGAAGCGCCGCCTGGGTGAAGAGGGTGCCCGGCCGAAGCGTGTGCGGTTCAAGGCGCTGAAATAAGCAGGCACTTGTCGATTTGAGCGGAGGTCGTTCGTCGTAGAGGCATGAACGACACCCCGACCCCCACCCGAGCCGGCCCACGCGAGTGGACCGGCCTTGCCGTCATCGCCCTGCCGTGCTTCGTGTACGCCATGGACTTGACGGTGCTCAACCTGGCCCTGCCGGCCATCAGCCGCGAGCTGCGCCCCACCGCGTCGCAGCTGCTGTGGATCATCGACATCTACGGCTTCCTCGTTGCCGGCTTCCTGATCACCATGGGCACGCTCGGCGACCGCATCGGGCGGCGCAAGCTGCTGCTGATCGGCGCCGCGGCATTTGCAGCGGCCTCGCTGGTGGCTGCCTTCTCCAGCACGCCGGAAATGCTGATCGCGATGCGGGCCCTGCTGGGCCTGGCCGGCGCGACGGTGGCGCCGTCGACCATGTCCCTGATCCGCAACATGTTCCATGACGAGCACCAGCGGCAGTTCGCCATCGGCGTGTGGATCGCGAGCTTCTCGCTGGGTGCGGCCATCGGGCCGCTGGTGGGCGGCGCGCTGCTGGAATTCTTCTGGTGGGGCTCGGTCTTCCTCGTGGCCGTGCCGGTGATGGTGCTGCTGCTCCTGCTCGGCCCGAAGCTGCTGCCCGAATACAAGGACCCGAACGCCGGGCGAATCGACCTCGCGAGCGTGGCGTTGTGTCTGGCGGCGGTGCTGCCTACCGTCTACGGCTTCAAGCTGATCGCCGAGCACGGCGTTGCGTTGGCAAACGTGCCGTGGCTCGTGGTGGGCATGGTGTGCGGCGTGTTCTTCGTGCGGCGGCAGAACGGGCTCGACTACCCGCTGCTCGACATGTCGCTCTTTCGCAGCGCCGCCTTCAGCGCGGCCATCACGGCCTACGGGCTGTCGGCGCTGGCGATGTTCGGCGTGTTCATCTTCATCTCGCAGTACCTGCAGCTGGTGCAGGGCCTGTCGCCGCTGCAGGCCGGCATCGCCACCGTGCCGGGGGCGCTCGGCTTCGTGGTGGGCTCCATGCTCACGCCACGACTGGCCCGGCACGTGGCACCGGCGGCCGTGCTGGTGTGGGGCCTGGTCGCGGCGGCGGCCGGCTTCGGCTTCATTTTCTTCGCCGGCACCGAGCACGGCCTCGCCTTGCTGATCGTGGGCAACGTGGTGATGAGCCTCGGCATGGCGCCGGTCTTCACGCTGGGCAACGAGATGATCATCACCGCCGCGCCGCCCGAGCGCGCGGGTGCGGCCTCGGCGGTGTCGGAGACCGCAGCCGAGTTCAGCGGCGCGATGGGCATCGCGCTCTTCGGCAGCCTGGGCACGGTGGTCTACCGCACCACGCTCGCCGACCTGCTGCCGGCCGGCCTGCCAGCCGAGACGGCGGCCACCGCGGCAACGACGCTCGGGGCCGCGATGGCTGCCGCACAGGCGCTGCCGGAGGCGATGGGCCAGCCCCTGCTGTCGGGGGCCACGGAGGCCTTCAACCGCGTGCTGCAGATCAACGCGATCCTCGGCGGGGCCATCGTGTTGGGGGCGAGCGCCATGGCCGCACGCATCCTGCGAAAGCGCTCGAACTGAGGGCCCAGCACTGATGATTCTGGGGGGATGGCACGCTTGACGCCTCCCCGTCGCCGGCTCGACGATGCACTCTCTCACCAGGGAGACAAGAGCATGGCGACCACCCCGAAGGTTCCGAAGAAGGCTCCAACAAAGAAGCTGCCCACGCAGCCCTTCCTGCGCGTCGCCAAGCCCGACCCGCCCGACGCACGCGACCGCCCCTTCCGTCCCCAGATCGGCCTGACACCGGCTGCGACCTGGTTCCCCAAGACCGGCCTGCCGGTCAAGAACCAGGGCGACACCAACGCCTGCACCGGCTTCAGCCTCGCACTCGTCGTCGAGCACCTGCTGCGCAGCTCCGGCCGCGAGAAGGCGCCGGCCATCTCGTCCTTCATGCTGTACTCGATGGCCCGCCGCTACGACGAGTTCCCGGGCTCGGTGCAGGACAAGGGCTCCAGCCTGCGCGGTGCGCTCAAGGGCTGGTTCAAGCACGGCGCCTGTCGCGAGGAATTGTTCAACGACCTCGCCATGCCACCGGCCAGCAAGAAGATCGAGGACGACTGGTGGTTCGATGCGGTGAAGCGCCCGCTCGGTGCCTACTACCGCATCGACACCCGCTCGCTCGCCGACATGCACGCCGCCATCAACGAGGTGGGCATCCTCTACGCGAGCGCCGGCTGCCATGCCGGCTGGGACGAAGGGCTCAAGCAGCCGCTGATGGCCAGACGCCCGGCGTCGTTCAAGAATGTGTGGGAGATCCCGGTCAAGGGCGGCCAGGCCGACCACCCGGGCCATGCGTTCGCGATCGTCGGCTACAACGAGCGCGGCTTCCTGATCCAGAACTCCTGGGGCCCGAAGTGGGGCTCGCACGGCTACGGCCTGCTCACCTACGACGACTGGCTGCGCAACGCGATGGACTGCTGGGTGGCGCAACTCGGCGTCGTCACACGCGACCACACCGAGATCTCGCGCAGCATCACGCTGCGCACCGACAAGCAAGGCAAGGTGGCCCTTGCCGCGAGCGAGGTGTTGCGCAACCGCGAGATCTCGCCCTTCATCCTCAACATGGGCAACAACGGCGCCCTGAGCAACAGCGGCGTCTTCCGCACGCAGCCCGACGACGTGCGGGCGCTGGTCGACGTGCACCTGGCCGAAGCGCGCAAGCGCTGGGGCCTGCAGAACGGCGTCGTCGACGTGTGCATCTACGCCCACGGCGGGCTGGTCGGCGAGGAGAAGGCCGCCAACATCGCGGCCGAGTGGATCCCCATGCTGTACGAGCAGAAGATCTTCCCCATCTTCCTGATGTGGGAGACCGAATTCTTCGGCACGCTCATCAACCTGATCACCGACGCCATCAAGGGCGTGCCGCGCAGCACCGGCTTCAGCTTCGAGGACTGGTGGAACGAGCGCATCGAGCAGCTCGTGGCGCGCCCCGGCACGCGCCTGTGGGGCGAGATGAAGCAGAACGCCGATGCGATGAGCGCCTACCGCGAGGGCGTGCCCGACGACGAGCAGGCCGGCCTCGTGCTGCTGTACCGCCACTTCAAGCACTCGGTGGCCGACAAGCGCGTGCGCCTGCACGTGGTGGGCCATTCGGCGGGCAGCATCGTGTCGAGCTTCATGATCGACCGGCTGGTGCAGGAGGGCATGCCCTTCGAGTCGGCCTCGTTCATGGCGCCGGCCGTGCGGGTCGACTGGTTCGACCGGCGCGTGCGGCCGCACCTGCAAAGCGGTGCGCTCAAGCGCTACCAGCAGTTCCACCTCACCGACCGGGCCGAGCAGGACGACGGCAGCTGCGGTGCCTACCGTCGCTCGCTGCTGTACCTGGTGAGCGAAGCCTTCGAGGGCGGTCGCAGCACGCCGATCCTCGGCATGCAGAAGTTCTTCGACGTCTATGGGGCGGGCCTGCCCAACACCACCGCCCACCTGGCCCCGGGCCCGGTGAGCGCCGCCACGGAGCACGGCGCCTTCGACGAAGACCCGGGGACGCGCAAGCGCATCCTCGAGTTCATCCAGCAGGGCTGATCAGGCGGCTTTGATCACGCCGCTTTGGCGACCGGCGGCTGGTCGCGCTTGAGCTCGCCGCCCAGCGCGTCGACGAGCTGGGGGATCAGCTGCGACAGCTCGCCGGTGGTGATGGCCACGTCGGTGTCGAAGCCGTTGTCTTCGCTTTGCGTCGAGCCGGCGCCTTCGAGCGCCACGTCGAGCAGCTTGATCTTCTTCAGCGCCATCGCCTCGTTGAGCACGAAGGAGACCCGGCCGTTCCACGTCATTGCCAGCGAGGTGGGCAGCTTGCCCTGCGTGATGTGCTCGCCGACCTCCTCGATGTCGAGCGTGTGGCGGGCGTAGCGCACGGTGGCCTTCTCGCTGTCGGGCTGCTTGAGCTCGCATTCGCGGTCGATGCTGAAGCCGGCCGGGGCCTCGCGCGTCTTCAGCCACTCGGCCATCGCGGTGGCGGGCGACATCTCGGTCTGCAGCAGCGTGAGCGTGATGCCACCGCCCAGCAGCTCCACCAGCAGCGAAACCACGCGGTCAGCCGCCTTGGTGCTGCCCGCGCCCACGACGACGAGCTGCGCGCGCGGGTCGATCCACACGGGGGTCGTCGAGCGCTTGGGAAACGCGCGCGGCAGCAGCCCGTGCACGATGTCTTCCTTCAGCGCCTTGGCCTTCTTGCCCTTGGGGCGGCGGCCGGTGTCGGCTTCGATCTTGTCGAGCTCGGCCTCGAGCTGGTTCTTGATGACCTGGCTGGGCACGGCCTTGCGCTCGGTGCAGAGCTTGAGGATGAGCTGGCCGCCCACGCCTTCCATCAGCGCGGCGTGCTTCTCGCCGCGGGGCTCGACCCAGCCGGCCGATTCGGGTTGCGAGGCTCCGCACTCGACGAAGCGGCCATTGAGCAGGCGCTTCTCCATCTCGGCGGAAGAGGGCGGCTCCCAGGAGCCGATGCGGTAGATGAGGGCGTTCTTGAACATGGGCCGCGGATTCTAGGGCGCGGCCTCCTGCTCAGATGGGTTTCGTGCGCTCGTCGAGCCAGGCCAGTGCGTCACCCGTCACGAGAGGCGCAATCCGCTCGCGAACCACCGAGTGATAGTGGTTGAGCCAGTCGATCTCGTCCTGGCGCAGCAGCGCGCGGTCGATGCAGCGGGTGTCGATGGGGCACAGCGTGAGCGTCTCGAATTCGAGGAACTCGCCGAAACGGCCGCCTTCTTGTGTGTCGGCCGGCACGTTGAGCACCAGGTTCTCGATGCGGATGCCCCACTGGCCTTCTCGGTACAGGCCGGGCTCGATGCTCGTGACCATGCCGGGCTCCATCGCCATGTGGGGCGAGGGCACCGCCTTCGAGATGCTCTGCGGGCCTTCGTGCACGTTGAGGAAGTAGCCCACGCCGTGGCCGGTGCCGTGGCCGTAGTCCAGGCCCTGCTCCCACAGCGGCGCGCGGGCGATGGCATCGAGCATCGGGGAGAGCGTGCCGCGCGGGAAACGGGTGCGGCTGAGCGCGATGGTGCCGCGCAGGACCAGCGTGTAGTCGCGCTTCTGTGCCGCGGTCGGTGTGCCAATCGGCCAGACGCGGGTGATGTCCGTCGTGCCGCCGAGGTACTGGCCGCCGGAGTCGATCAGCAGCAGCCCCTGCCCCTCGATCACCGCATGCGACTCGGGCGTGGCGCGGTAGTGCGGCATCGCACCGTTGGCGTTGAAGCCGGCGATGGTGGAGAAGCTCAGGCCCACGAAGCCTTCGCGTTTCGCGCGGGCGGCGGAGAGCTTTTCGTCGATGGTGAGTTCGGTGATGGGCTCGCTGCGCTCGGTGCGCTCCTGGCCGAGCGCCTGCTCGAACCAGGCGTAGAACTCGCACATCGCCGCGCCGTCCTGCACCATCGCCTGTCGGATGTGGGCAGCCTCGGCGCTGCTCTTGCGGCTCTTGAAGAGCGTGCTCGGGTTGATGGCTTCGATGACCTTGACGTGGGCCGGCACGTTCTCGCGCAGGCCGAGCGTCACGCGGGCGGGGTCGATCAGCAGCACGTCGCGCTCGACCAGCGCCTGGAGCGCCTTGCCGGCCTCGGCATACGGTGCGAGCGTCACGCCATCCGCCTGCAGCGCGGCCTGCACGTTCGCGGGCACCTTGCCGTCGGCGACGAAGAGCGTCGCACCGTGCAGCCCGATCAGCGCGTGGGCCAGGAAGACCGGGTTGTAGGTGACGTCGGCGCCGCGCAGGTTGAAGAGCCAGGCGATGTCGTCGACCGTCGAGACGAAGTGCTGGTTGGCGCCGTGGCGTGCCATCGCCTCGCGCACCTGGCCGAGCTTCGCGCTGCGCGCGAGCGGTGCATGTGGCGGCTGGTGCTCGTAGACCGGCGCATCGGGCAGGCCGGGGCGCTCGGGCCAGATGGCGGCAAGCACGTCGAAGTCGGTACGCAACTTCACGCCTGCGGCGGCCAGGCGGGTCTTGAGCGCCTGTGCCGCGGCAAGGCCCAGCACGCTGCCGTCGACGCCCACCGTCTCGCCCGCCTTCGCGGTGGTGGCGAGCCAGTCGAGGTGGTGCGAGGCGGCGCCGGTCGGGATCTTCACGAGCTCGATGCCGTTTCCGGCGATCTCGGCCTCGGCCTGCACCCAGTAGCGGCTGTCGGCGAACAGCGCGGCCTTGTCGAGCGCGACCGCCAGCGTGCCCATCGAGCCGGTGAAGCCCGACAGCCACTGCCGGCCCTGCCAGCGCTCGGGCAGGTACTCGGAGAGGTGCGGGTCGCTGGAAGGCACCAGGACAGCGGCGAGGCCTTGCTGCTTCAATGCGTCGCGCACGCGCTCGATGCGCAGGCGGATGGGGGAGGTGCGGGTGTCCATGGTCGGGTCCGATCGGGCTGCGGCCTGCCCGGGACGGGCCGGCGCCAAGGTGGGTTTGATTCTAGGAGTGGCCTTCGGGTTGCCCCGGCTGGCGGCGAGGTCTTCGGGGTCAGGCCAACGGCTGGGTGTCCGGGGCGTCTTGCAAGGGCGGGGCGAGCGGCGCTTCGGGCCCACGCGGGGCCTCCGCCACCACGCGCGCGTGGCGCTCGAAGGTCATGTACGCCCAGGCCCAGTCGATCAGCACCACCAGCCGGTTGCGGAAGCCGATGAGGAAGTAGATGTGCGCGAAGAGCCAGAAAATCCACGCGAGGAAGCCCGAGAAGCGCAGCGCGCCGAAGACCGGCACGGCGAGGTCGACGACGGCCGCCCGGCGGCCGATGGTCGCGAGGCTGCCGTAGTCGCGGTAGCGGAAGGCCTCGGTCGGCTCGTGCTTCAGCCGGCGCAGGATGTTGGCCGCGGCGAGCCGGCCCATCTGCTTGGCGGCCGGGCTCACGCCGGGCACGGGCGTGGGGTCGCCGTCGCCATAGCTGCGTGCGGCGGCGAGGTCGCCGATCACGTAGACGTTCGGGTGGTCGAGCAGGCTCAGGTCGGGCTGCACGACCACACGCCCGGCGCGGTCGAGCTCGGCGTTGGCCGTGGCGGCGAGCGAGCGGCCGAGCGGCGAGCCGGCCACGCCCGCGGCCCAGACCACGGTGCGCGTGGGCAGGTGGTTGGTGAGCAGCACGTCGCCTTCGTGGCCTTCGTAGGTGACGCCCGTCTCGTCGATCGCGTTCACCTTGCAGCCGGTGCGCACGTCGACCTTCAGGCGCTTGAGTTGCTCGCGCGCGCGCTGCGAGAGTTCGGGCACGAAGCTGCCCAGCACCTTGTCGGAGCCTTCGAGCAGCACCACGCGCGCGAGCTTGGAGTCGATGCGGCGGAACTGCTGCGCGAGCGTGTGCTGCGCGATCTCGGCCAGCGTGCCGGCCATCTCGACGCCCGTGGGCCCGGCGCCGACGACGACGAAGCTCATCCACGCGGCGCGCTCGGCCGGGTCGGCACTGCGCTCGGCGCGCTCGAAGGCGCCGATGACCCGCGCGCGGATGTCGAACGCATCGGCCAGCGTCTTCAGGCCCGGCGCGTGCTGCGCCCAGTCGTCGTGGCCGAAGTAGCTGTGCGTGGCACCCGCCGCGACGACGAGGTGGTCGTAGTCGAGCCGCTCGCCATCGTCGAGCACCACCGACTTGTCGGCCGCGTCGATGGCCGTCACCTCCGCCTGAAGCACGGTGAGGTTGCCGCGCCTCATCTCGCGGCGAAGGATGTGGCGGATCGGCGCCGAGATCGCCGGCGCCGAAAGCCCGGCGGTCGCCACCTGGTAGAGCAGCGGCTGGAAGAGGTGGTGGTTGGTGCGGTCGATCAGCGTGATGTTGACGGCGGCCTTTGACAAGGCCTTCACCGCTTCGAGGCCACCGAAGCCGCAGCCGATGATGATCACGTTGGGTTTGTGGTTGGGGCGGGGTTTCATCGGTCGTCTTGTTCTCAATTCCTGAAACCGGAAACGGTCATGGTGGCGTGCGCGCGACCTCTAAGCGCCCCCGCACAAGTTGGATGTGGCTGCGCAGCGCATACAGCTCATCCGCATAGCTCAGCGGCACCGACACCTGCTCCACGCTGCGCTCGATGTCGTCCAGCTCCTTCAGCAGCTCGGTGGCAGGCCGCTGCCCCTGCGCGTCCTCCACCACCCGCAGCCGCCCGTACCAGCGGAACACGCGAGAGCGGATGCGAAATTCATACAGCGGCGGGAGCACGCGGCTCAGCGGAATGAGGATCGCGACGATCGACAGCAGCGCCACCCACATGCGGTCGACCAGGTTGGCCAGCCAGAAGGGGAGGAAGCGTTGCAGGAAGGGTGGCCCCTTGGCGTAGAAGCGCTGGGCTTCGTCGGCGACGGGGCGCTCGGTGCCCTTGATGCTCGGAAAGTCGCCCTTGCGTTGGAACCAGCCGGCCTCGCCGTGGATCTGCTGCGCCGCCTGCACGAAGAGCTGGATCAGCGCCGGATGCGTGCCCTGACGGGCCACCAGCGTGGCGGTGGGGGCGACCAGGTGCACGTCGGCCGGTGGCATGTCGGCCGCGAGGTCGACCACGCCGCGCGGCAGCGTCACCGGGCTCAGGAAGGCGAAGCGGCGCGAGTAGGCGTCGGCCTGCGAGAAGCTGAAGAGCTTGATGCCGGGTGTCTGCAGCAGCATCTGCACCATCACCGACTCGGGGGCGCTGGCGAAGGTGACCGCGTCGATGTTGCCTTCGAGCAGGCCTTGCACGGCCGGCGTCTGCGGATTGCGCAACAGGGTGATGGTGTCGGTGTCGACCTTGTTGGCTTCGAGCAGCCGCCGCATCAGGTTGGGCACGCCGCTGCCGCGGGCGCCGATGTTGAGCTTCCAACCCGGCAGCTGGGCCAGGCTGGTCAGCGAATCGGCCTTCAGCAGGCGCTTGGCCGAATCCTCGCGGTAGAAGATCCACACCGGCTCGTAGAAGAGGCTGCCGAGCGACACCAGCGAGTCCTCTTCCTCCTCGGCCGGCCGGCGGTCGCGCTCGTCGGCGCCGCCTTGCACGAAGGCGATGTCGACACCGGAGGCCGGGTCGCGCAGCAGCCGCAGGTTCTCGGCGGCGCCATTGGTCGGCCTCAGTTCGACGGTGATGCCGTGCTGCTGGAGGAACTGCACATAGCGCTTGCCGAACTCGGCATAGGCGCCCTGGTCGACGCCGGTGGCCAGCACCACCTTGCGCGGCGGCGTGGGGTCGAGCACCCAGTAGGCCACCACGAGCAGCGCCAGTGCCAGCAGCAGGAAGGGGCCGGCGGTGGCGAGCAGGTCACGGGCCGACAGCAGCGTGTTGCGCAGGACTTTGGGCATGACGGGAACGATACCGTATGCTTTTTCGACCTTTGCCCTTTGACCCCAGATGCGCATCCTCCTCGTCGAAGACGACCGCATGATCGGCGACAGCCTGCGCAACACGCTGCGCCAGGAGGGCCATGCCGTGGACTGGGTGCGCGACACCGGCGCCGCCCAGGCCACGCTCGGCACGGAGAAGTTCGACCTCGTGCTGCTCGA comes from Piscinibacter sp. HJYY11 and encodes:
- a CDS encoding MFS transporter, which encodes MNDTPTPTRAGPREWTGLAVIALPCFVYAMDLTVLNLALPAISRELRPTASQLLWIIDIYGFLVAGFLITMGTLGDRIGRRKLLLIGAAAFAAASLVAAFSSTPEMLIAMRALLGLAGATVAPSTMSLIRNMFHDEHQRQFAIGVWIASFSLGAAIGPLVGGALLEFFWWGSVFLVAVPVMVLLLLLGPKLLPEYKDPNAGRIDLASVALCLAAVLPTVYGFKLIAEHGVALANVPWLVVGMVCGVFFVRRQNGLDYPLLDMSLFRSAAFSAAITAYGLSALAMFGVFIFISQYLQLVQGLSPLQAGIATVPGALGFVVGSMLTPRLARHVAPAAVLVWGLVAAAAGFGFIFFAGTEHGLALLIVGNVVMSLGMAPVFTLGNEMIITAAPPERAGAASAVSETAAEFSGAMGIALFGSLGTVVYRTTLADLLPAGLPAETAATAATTLGAAMAAAQALPEAMGQPLLSGATEAFNRVLQINAILGGAIVLGASAMAARILRKRSN
- a CDS encoding C1 family peptidase, with amino-acid sequence MATTPKVPKKAPTKKLPTQPFLRVAKPDPPDARDRPFRPQIGLTPAATWFPKTGLPVKNQGDTNACTGFSLALVVEHLLRSSGREKAPAISSFMLYSMARRYDEFPGSVQDKGSSLRGALKGWFKHGACREELFNDLAMPPASKKIEDDWWFDAVKRPLGAYYRIDTRSLADMHAAINEVGILYASAGCHAGWDEGLKQPLMARRPASFKNVWEIPVKGGQADHPGHAFAIVGYNERGFLIQNSWGPKWGSHGYGLLTYDDWLRNAMDCWVAQLGVVTRDHTEISRSITLRTDKQGKVALAASEVLRNREISPFILNMGNNGALSNSGVFRTQPDDVRALVDVHLAEARKRWGLQNGVVDVCIYAHGGLVGEEKAANIAAEWIPMLYEQKIFPIFLMWETEFFGTLINLITDAIKGVPRSTGFSFEDWWNERIEQLVARPGTRLWGEMKQNADAMSAYREGVPDDEQAGLVLLYRHFKHSVADKRVRLHVVGHSAGSIVSSFMIDRLVQEGMPFESASFMAPAVRVDWFDRRVRPHLQSGALKRYQQFHLTDRAEQDDGSCGAYRRSLLYLVSEAFEGGRSTPILGMQKFFDVYGAGLPNTTAHLAPGPVSAATEHGAFDEDPGTRKRILEFIQQG
- a CDS encoding recombination-associated protein RdgC, encoding MFKNALIYRIGSWEPPSSAEMEKRLLNGRFVECGASQPESAGWVEPRGEKHAALMEGVGGQLILKLCTERKAVPSQVIKNQLEAELDKIEADTGRRPKGKKAKALKEDIVHGLLPRAFPKRSTTPVWIDPRAQLVVVGAGSTKAADRVVSLLVELLGGGITLTLLQTEMSPATAMAEWLKTREAPAGFSIDRECELKQPDSEKATVRYARHTLDIEEVGEHITQGKLPTSLAMTWNGRVSFVLNEAMALKKIKLLDVALEGAGSTQSEDNGFDTDVAITTGELSQLIPQLVDALGGELKRDQPPVAKAA
- a CDS encoding aminopeptidase P family protein, yielding MDTRTSPIRLRIERVRDALKQQGLAAVLVPSSDPHLSEYLPERWQGRQWLSGFTGSMGTLAVALDKAALFADSRYWVQAEAEIAGNGIELVKIPTGAASHHLDWLATTAKAGETVGVDGSVLGLAAAQALKTRLAAAGVKLRTDFDVLAAIWPERPGLPDAPVYEHQPPHAPLARSAKLGQVREAMARHGANQHFVSTVDDIAWLFNLRGADVTYNPVFLAHALIGLHGATLFVADGKVPANVQAALQADGVTLAPYAEAGKALQALVERDVLLIDPARVTLGLRENVPAHVKVIEAINPSTLFKSRKSSAEAAHIRQAMVQDGAAMCEFYAWFEQALGQERTERSEPITELTIDEKLSAARAKREGFVGLSFSTIAGFNANGAMPHYRATPESHAVIEGQGLLLIDSGGQYLGGTTDITRVWPIGTPTAAQKRDYTLVLRGTIALSRTRFPRGTLSPMLDAIARAPLWEQGLDYGHGTGHGVGYFLNVHEGPQSISKAVPSPHMAMEPGMVTSIEPGLYREGQWGIRIENLVLNVPADTQEGGRFGEFLEFETLTLCPIDTRCIDRALLRQDEIDWLNHYHSVVRERIAPLVTGDALAWLDERTKPI
- a CDS encoding NAD(P)/FAD-dependent oxidoreductase, producing the protein MKPRPNHKPNVIIIGCGFGGLEAVKALSKAAVNITLIDRTNHHLFQPLLYQVATAGLSAPAISAPIRHILRREMRRGNLTVLQAEVTAIDAADKSVVLDDGERLDYDHLVVAAGATHSYFGHDDWAQHAPGLKTLADAFDIRARVIGAFERAERSADPAERAAWMSFVVVGAGPTGVEMAGTLAEIAQHTLAQQFRRIDSKLARVVLLEGSDKVLGSFVPELSQRAREQLKRLKVDVRTGCKVNAIDETGVTYEGHEGDVLLTNHLPTRTVVWAAGVAGSPLGRSLAATANAELDRAGRVVVQPDLSLLDHPNVYVIGDLAAARSYGDGDPTPVPGVSPAAKQMGRLAAANILRRLKHEPTEAFRYRDYGSLATIGRRAAVVDLAVPVFGALRFSGFLAWIFWLFAHIYFLIGFRNRLVVLIDWAWAYMTFERHARVVAEAPRGPEAPLAPPLQDAPDTQPLA
- a CDS encoding TAXI family TRAP transporter solute-binding subunit; this translates as MPKVLRNTLLSARDLLATAGPFLLLALALLVVAYWVLDPTPPRKVVLATGVDQGAYAEFGKRYVQFLQQHGITVELRPTNGAAENLRLLRDPASGVDIAFVQGGADERDRRPAEEEEDSLVSLGSLFYEPVWIFYREDSAKRLLKADSLTSLAQLPGWKLNIGARGSGVPNLMRRLLEANKVDTDTITLLRNPQTPAVQGLLEGNIDAVTFASAPESVMVQMLLQTPGIKLFSFSQADAYSRRFAFLSPVTLPRGVVDLAADMPPADVHLVAPTATLVARQGTHPALIQLFVQAAQQIHGEAGWFQRKGDFPSIKGTERPVADEAQRFYAKGPPFLQRFLPFWLANLVDRMWVALLSIVAILIPLSRVLPPLYEFRIRSRVFRWYGRLRVVEDAQGQRPATELLKELDDIERSVEQVSVPLSYADELYALRSHIQLVRGRLEVARTPP